In a genomic window of Pseudoliparis swirei isolate HS2019 ecotype Mariana Trench chromosome 20, NWPU_hadal_v1, whole genome shotgun sequence:
- the LOC130210811 gene encoding TPA-induced transmembrane protein-like isoform X2 → MDVEMQAIRRNGSDGAAHSCNEWVTGNGGGVACRIPDATENHSLLSEQITSVCRKSRERVKLGLIVFFIFVFICAVIVISLVVCSAFHEDVDDNFDSSLFKVPRSFNGSFRLPNQTFTEELFSLSSNESQALTAGLQDKLADLYTTSPALGRYFSGVEIHAFRNGSVVADYQLTFLMPEEQQDQLRNITLSREMVYNVFRQFLYDQEADESGQMYVDPASLNMFLRH, encoded by the exons ATGGACGTTGAGATGCAGGCCATCCGGAGGAATGGGAGCGATGGGGCAGCACATTCCTGTAATGAATGG GTGACAGGGAATGGGGGTGGCGTGGCCTGCAGGATCCCTGATGCAACAGAGAATCACAGCTTGCTTTCTGAACAG ATTACCTCCGTGTGCAGGAAAAGCAGAGAGAGGGTCAAACTAGGGCTGatcgtcttcttcatcttcgtctTCATCTGTGCCGTGATTGTGATTTCGCTGGTCGTGTGCTCAG CATTCCATGAGGACGTGGATGACAACTTTGACAGCTCGTTGTTTAAAGTTCCTCGGTCTTTCAACGGGAGCTTCCGACTGCCCAATCAGACCTTCACAGAAGAACTGTTCAGCCTTTCTTCCAATGAAAGCCAAGCACTCACTGCTGGCCTTCAAGATAAG CTGGCTGACCTCTACACAACCTCCCCTGCTCTGGGACGATACTTCTCCGGAGTAGAGATACATGCTTTCAG GAACGGGTCGGTCGTCGCTGACTACCAGCTGACATTCCTCATGCCTGAAGAGCAGCAGGATCAGCTGAGAAACATAACCCTGAGCAGGGAGATGGTGTACAACGTGTTCAGACAGTTCCTCTACGACCAGGAGGCGGATGAGTCGGGGCAGATGTACGTCGATCCAGCTTCCCTGAACATGTTTCTAAGACACTAG
- the LOC130210811 gene encoding TPA-induced transmembrane protein-like isoform X1, producing MDVEMQAIRRNGSDGAAHSCNEWVTGNGGGVACRIPDATENHSLLSEQSFCQMTSINGETVPSELATENQTTLGNTFTLREITSVCRKSRERVKLGLIVFFIFVFICAVIVISLVVCSAFHEDVDDNFDSSLFKVPRSFNGSFRLPNQTFTEELFSLSSNESQALTAGLQDKLADLYTTSPALGRYFSGVEIHAFRNGSVVADYQLTFLMPEEQQDQLRNITLSREMVYNVFRQFLYDQEADESGQMYVDPASLNMFLRH from the exons ATGGACGTTGAGATGCAGGCCATCCGGAGGAATGGGAGCGATGGGGCAGCACATTCCTGTAATGAATGG GTGACAGGGAATGGGGGTGGCGTGGCCTGCAGGATCCCTGATGCAACAGAGAATCACAGCTTGCTTTCTGAACAG TCTTTTTGTCAGATGACCAGTATTAATGGGGAGACGGTGCCCTCTGAACTTGCAACAGAAAATCAAACGACTCTGGGAAATACATTCACTCTTCGAGAG ATTACCTCCGTGTGCAGGAAAAGCAGAGAGAGGGTCAAACTAGGGCTGatcgtcttcttcatcttcgtctTCATCTGTGCCGTGATTGTGATTTCGCTGGTCGTGTGCTCAG CATTCCATGAGGACGTGGATGACAACTTTGACAGCTCGTTGTTTAAAGTTCCTCGGTCTTTCAACGGGAGCTTCCGACTGCCCAATCAGACCTTCACAGAAGAACTGTTCAGCCTTTCTTCCAATGAAAGCCAAGCACTCACTGCTGGCCTTCAAGATAAG CTGGCTGACCTCTACACAACCTCCCCTGCTCTGGGACGATACTTCTCCGGAGTAGAGATACATGCTTTCAG GAACGGGTCGGTCGTCGCTGACTACCAGCTGACATTCCTCATGCCTGAAGAGCAGCAGGATCAGCTGAGAAACATAACCCTGAGCAGGGAGATGGTGTACAACGTGTTCAGACAGTTCCTCTACGACCAGGAGGCGGATGAGTCGGGGCAGATGTACGTCGATCCAGCTTCCCTGAACATGTTTCTAAGACACTAG